The following are from one region of the Plectropomus leopardus isolate mb unplaced genomic scaffold, YSFRI_Pleo_2.0 unplaced_scaffold25209, whole genome shotgun sequence genome:
- the LOC121966602 gene encoding NADH dehydrogenase (ubiquinone) complex I, assembly factor 6-like — translation QEKDLDDRAYRNLQELEKYSENTQSSLIYLLLECLGLKNVHADHAASHIGKAQGIVTCLRATPYHSSRRKVYLPMDICMLVSPHANQKAPRDTPVKNT, via the exons agcaggaGAAGGACCTGGACGACAGAGCCTACAGAAACCTGCAGGAGCTGGAGAAGTACTCAGAGAACACTCAGTCCTCGTTAATTTACCTGCTGCTCGAGTGTTTAG GGCTGAAAAACGTCCATGCGGACCACGCGGCGAGTCACATCGGTAAAGCTCAAGGAATCGTGACGTGTCTGAGAGCGACGCCATATCACAGCAGCCGGCGGAAAGTCTACCTGCCCATGGACATCTGCATGCTGGTGAGTCCACATGCAAACCAAAAAGCTCCCAGAGATACAcctgttaaaaatacataa